Proteins from a single region of Chlamydia buteonis:
- a CDS encoding polymorphic outer membrane protein middle domain-containing protein yields MKQTFFWKFVFLSSLAQVTQLSATEVVLPLSGIHTGGDPELFTMLTTSPQGTHYTLRGEFTLKDFLGLSIHKPGGAFRNLEGNLTFTGSSPLAVLNFTNLQLGGQGAGVFSKSLLNFENLKTIRVQNNQSTGGVITSRQDMFFTKNTQLLFENNVSYGPGGAILLTGTQPNRVVFSEQRGVISFINNQAEVVKNISHSGNGGAISSEVAGSTILFDGNQEILFQKNQAKFGGGIYNAQGSVEFSKNRNTITFTENQALESGGAIYTNLCSINKQSAPMCFRKNSANHLGGAIHSHQTIVKNNDAAILFSQNSAEGGGAITAISCHLIASQPIIFSENSAGNLGGGAIYLSGPQPQLYLHAQAGDIVFTGNVAKISTKHSSVINNNAITIKGSPENIRLIANENQSIIFYDPFLATSQSSHPININSVDNIFHCGSVIFSGEKLPLDRQDKINKTSILNQPVYLHNGTLSITGGAILAVQEFKQFGGVLNLSPGSMLTSYNSLGKDVVISNISFGLDAAHSHLPAEIRSGNSEIKLSGSPQIHDPDNIFYDNHSLASQPYQMEIIFKSDKNIHTEKFVPEEIAVQQNTYGYQGVWKFNWSEEDSKKHKTLRALWIPTGTFILNPEKEGSLVPSSVWSTFAGMHASNDAILDNYLNNNTLLPIKHICIFGGIVSSIMEQNTDNYNNFSTTQAGHNLGIKLPFSPNTVVCATFSQLHGSSSQDNIPGKSHSHMLMGTVAAFKNWKALSFRSSVSYAEESHVMKHRFSKKDITRGSWKNQGVRGSVGLSYAYPKGIRCLKITPFVNLEYTTINQNPFIETGYDPRYFASSRLSNLALPTGVSLELRFFGAKYSLLSEFSMAYIKDLFREDPLTTASLILNQHSWKVGGVFMGKEALNLKFRTTFKCKLAKAYLGISTIQREGNTFSGDAFGGISLSF; encoded by the coding sequence ATGAAGCAGACGTTCTTTTGGAAATTTGTATTTCTTTCTTCACTCGCACAAGTTACCCAATTATCAGCTACAGAAGTGGTTCTTCCTTTATCTGGAATACATACAGGTGGAGATCCTGAATTATTTACGATGTTAACTACATCGCCTCAAGGAACTCACTACACACTACGTGGTGAGTTTACCCTTAAAGATTTTCTAGGTCTCAGTATCCATAAACCTGGAGGAGCATTCCGCAACTTAGAAGGAAATCTGACATTTACAGGGAGCTCTCCCTTAGCAGTATTAAACTTCACTAATTTACAACTAGGGGGTCAGGGTGCTGGCGTATTTTCTAAATCCCTTCTTAACTTCGAAAATTTAAAAACCATACGCGTGCAAAACAATCAAAGTACCGGAGGAGTGATTACTTCTAGGCAAGATATGTTTTTCACCAAAAACACTCAACTCCTCTTTGAAAACAATGTAAGCTATGGTCCTGGAGGAGCGATCCTGCTTACAGGAACCCAACCAAATCGCGTAGTATTTAGTGAGCAACGTGGAGTGATTTCCTTTATCAATAACCAAGCAGAAGTAGTAAAAAATATCTCCCATTCAGGAAATGGTGGGGCGATTAGTAGCGAAGTCGCTGGATCTACTATTCTCTTCGACGGAAATCAGGAAATTCTATTTCAGAAAAACCAGGCAAAATTTGGTGGTGGAATTTACAACGCCCAAGGATCTGTAGAGTTTAGTAAGAACAGAAATACAATTACCTTCACAGAAAATCAAGCTTTAGAATCTGGGGGCGCTATTTATACGAATCTTTGTAGTATAAATAAACAATCTGCTCCGATGTGCTTCAGAAAAAATAGTGCTAACCACCTTGGCGGTGCTATTCATTCTCATCAGACGATCGTGAAAAATAATGACGCCGCTATTCTCTTTAGCCAAAACTCCGCAGAAGGAGGTGGAGCTATAACTGCGATAAGTTGTCACCTTATAGCTTCCCAACCAATTATCTTTTCTGAAAATTCTGCAGGGAATCTTGGAGGTGGCGCTATTTATTTAAGTGGTCCGCAACCTCAACTCTATTTACATGCACAAGCAGGAGACATTGTATTTACAGGCAATGTTGCTAAGATATCCACCAAGCACTCTTCAGTCATAAATAATAATGCGATTACGATCAAAGGTTCCCCGGAAAACATTCGGCTCATTGCCAACGAAAACCAATCCATTATTTTCTATGATCCCTTTCTCGCGACGTCACAAAGCTCACATCCTATAAATATCAACTCAGTTGACAATATTTTTCACTGTGGTTCTGTGATTTTCTCTGGAGAGAAACTCCCTTTAGATCGCCAAGATAAAATTAATAAGACGTCTATCTTGAATCAACCTGTCTATCTGCATAATGGGACTCTGTCCATTACAGGTGGTGCTATTCTTGCTGTTCAGGAATTCAAGCAATTCGGTGGAGTGTTAAACCTTAGCCCCGGGTCTATGTTAACAAGTTACAATAGTTTGGGCAAAGATGTAGTCATTTCCAACATTAGTTTTGGTTTAGATGCTGCCCACTCGCATCTTCCTGCTGAGATCCGCTCAGGAAATTCCGAAATCAAACTGTCGGGATCGCCGCAAATTCATGATCCTGACAATATATTCTATGACAACCATAGTTTGGCATCCCAGCCATATCAGATGGAAATCATTTTCAAATCTGACAAAAACATTCATACGGAAAAATTTGTTCCTGAAGAAATCGCCGTACAACAAAATACATATGGCTATCAAGGGGTATGGAAATTTAACTGGTCTGAAGAAGATTCAAAAAAACACAAAACATTAAGAGCATTATGGATCCCTACCGGGACGTTCATTTTAAATCCCGAAAAGGAAGGTTCTTTGGTTCCATCTTCTGTATGGTCAACATTTGCAGGTATGCACGCTTCCAATGATGCCATTCTTGATAACTACCTAAATAATAACACGCTGCTTCCCATAAAGCATATCTGTATTTTTGGCGGTATTGTCTCTAGCATTATGGAGCAAAATACTGATAACTATAACAACTTCTCTACGACACAGGCTGGTCATAATCTTGGGATTAAGCTCCCATTTTCTCCAAATACTGTTGTTTGTGCTACATTTTCACAACTTCACGGTTCCAGTTCTCAAGATAACATTCCGGGGAAAAGTCATTCGCATATGTTGATGGGTACAGTGGCAGCTTTTAAAAATTGGAAAGCTTTATCCTTTCGTTCTTCTGTAAGCTATGCGGAAGAGTCTCATGTTATGAAACATCGGTTTTCTAAAAAGGACATCACCCGTGGGTCGTGGAAAAACCAAGGAGTTCGTGGCAGTGTAGGTTTATCCTATGCCTACCCCAAGGGAATTCGCTGTCTTAAAATCACTCCTTTTGTCAATCTTGAATATACTACAATTAACCAAAATCCTTTCATAGAAACAGGATATGATCCTCGGTATTTTGCTTCTTCACGGTTAAGTAACCTTGCTCTTCCTACAGGGGTCTCTCTAGAACTACGTTTCTTCGGAGCCAAATATTCCCTTTTATCAGAATTTAGCATGGCCTATATTAAGGACTTATTCAGAGAAGATCCTTTAACTACAGCTTCATTAATACTGAATCAGCATTCCTGGAAAGTTGGCGGCGTCTTTATGGGGAAAGAAGCACTAAACCTGAAATTCCGTACCACCTTCAAATGTAAACTGGCTAAGGCGTATTTAGGAATCTCAACCATACAACGCGAAGGGAACACCTTCTCTGGCGATGCTTTTGGCGGTATATCTCTAAGTTTCTAA
- a CDS encoding YtxH domain-containing protein — protein MFRNHKHNKKSCKRWRWLRGVIFGGFIATLLTCLFTPKSGVQLRKKLSRVKTSGTKKGKTLFKHSKEHTKAFAQQTKTLAKNLTKEIKDFTKAMIEETKD, from the coding sequence ATGTTTAGAAATCACAAGCACAATAAGAAAAGTTGTAAACGTTGGCGTTGGCTCAGAGGCGTAATCTTCGGGGGGTTTATAGCTACATTGCTTACCTGTTTATTCACTCCAAAAAGTGGTGTGCAGTTAAGAAAAAAACTCTCAAGAGTAAAAACCTCAGGAACAAAAAAAGGCAAAACCCTGTTTAAACATTCTAAAGAACATACTAAAGCCTTTGCACAACAAACAAAAACCTTAGCGAAAAATCTAACTAAAGAAATCAAGGATTTCACAAAAGCAATGATCGAAGAAACGAAAGATTAA
- a CDS encoding amino acid carrier protein gives MNAILSLLAAFDDFFWSYVAFLMILLLGVSFSWKSRFAQFTKFPQFCRLFYQYSQGSSKNKPEERGVHPLKVFFASASGNIGIGNVVGIVTAACIGGPGALFWVWVAGILGSIVKYSEVYLGIKFRKVDNEGIYQGGPMYFLDKAYGTKIIPIIVAILLCIYGVEIYQFSVISDTISHCWNIPKLFTIFGLLFLVLYAVQGGLQRIGKICACVLPFFLTLYCVLSLYILVKEFHQLPSLFSAVFSSAFTGHGAIGGFAGCTLATTIHQGISRAAYSGDIGIGFDSIIQSESSVKKPETQAQLSIIGLAIDNLICTLSLLMVLASGAWSLGLDNASQAVEHALATYFPLVKILLPTFFFVTGYTTIISYFLVGKKCAKFLYGKGGSKIYTIYGAIILPAFCFLSQNTALLVMSVSGALLLCFNLFGVFLMRKEVEFPRSDKAIELPSSVK, from the coding sequence ATGAATGCAATCCTGTCTTTACTAGCAGCCTTTGATGACTTCTTTTGGTCATATGTGGCTTTTCTTATGATTCTCTTATTGGGGGTAAGCTTTTCATGGAAATCTCGTTTTGCTCAATTCACTAAGTTTCCTCAATTCTGCAGGCTATTTTATCAATACTCTCAAGGGTCGTCTAAAAATAAGCCAGAAGAAAGAGGTGTGCATCCGTTAAAGGTATTTTTTGCATCTGCAAGTGGGAATATCGGTATTGGCAACGTTGTAGGAATTGTTACAGCTGCGTGTATTGGTGGTCCTGGAGCGTTGTTCTGGGTTTGGGTCGCTGGAATTTTAGGTTCTATAGTAAAATACTCTGAAGTGTATTTAGGAATTAAGTTTCGTAAAGTAGACAACGAAGGTATTTATCAGGGTGGGCCTATGTACTTCCTGGATAAAGCCTATGGAACAAAAATCATACCGATTATTGTAGCTATTTTACTCTGTATTTATGGCGTAGAGATTTATCAATTCTCTGTTATTTCTGACACGATTTCTCACTGCTGGAACATTCCGAAGTTATTTACTATTTTTGGTTTGCTATTTCTTGTTCTCTACGCAGTTCAAGGAGGATTACAACGTATTGGAAAAATCTGTGCTTGTGTGCTTCCATTTTTCCTTACCCTATACTGTGTGTTATCCCTATATATACTTGTGAAAGAGTTTCACCAGCTGCCTTCCCTATTTTCTGCAGTATTTTCATCAGCATTTACAGGACATGGTGCCATCGGAGGGTTTGCAGGATGTACTTTAGCAACCACTATCCACCAAGGGATCTCTAGAGCTGCTTATTCTGGAGATATCGGTATAGGATTTGACTCAATTATTCAAAGTGAAAGTTCTGTAAAAAAACCAGAAACGCAAGCTCAGCTCAGCATTATAGGTCTTGCCATAGACAATCTTATCTGTACTCTAAGCTTACTGATGGTTCTTGCATCAGGGGCCTGGTCTTTGGGTCTCGATAACGCTTCTCAAGCTGTGGAGCACGCCTTAGCGACCTACTTCCCTCTGGTAAAGATTCTACTCCCCACCTTCTTTTTCGTAACAGGCTATACGACAATTATTTCGTATTTCCTTGTAGGGAAAAAATGTGCAAAGTTTCTCTACGGAAAGGGAGGATCTAAAATCTACACGATTTATGGAGCTATTATATTGCCGGCATTTTGCTTTCTCTCGCAAAATACAGCTTTGTTGGTCATGTCGGTATCAGGAGCCCTTCTCCTATGCTTCAACCTATTTGGGGTCTTCCTAATGAGAAAAGAGGTAGAATTCCCAAGGTCGGATAAAGCTATAGAGCTCCCCTCCTCTGTAAAATAA
- the lspA gene encoding signal peptidase II: MSSRSRSTFLAISFFVLIDWVTKLAVLLYRGNLPDANPILYQYSWGKLLFCICPTFNEGAAFGLFSKYKYFLFFIRIAIILGILAFLFLRKKKTSSSIRFSLILLCSGAIGNVGDILFYRHVVDFISIGYKRWFFPTFNFADIFISLGTLIFIYKLYFPTKQKIK, encoded by the coding sequence ATGTCTAGTCGCTCCCGATCTACTTTCCTTGCTATTTCATTTTTTGTCCTTATTGATTGGGTGACTAAATTAGCTGTTTTGCTGTATCGAGGGAATCTTCCTGATGCTAATCCCATACTATATCAATATAGTTGGGGAAAGCTGCTTTTCTGCATTTGCCCTACTTTTAACGAGGGCGCAGCTTTTGGATTATTTTCAAAATATAAATATTTCTTATTCTTTATACGTATAGCAATTATTTTAGGTATTCTAGCCTTCCTTTTCTTAAGAAAGAAAAAAACCTCCTCTTCTATCCGTTTTTCCCTAATTCTCCTTTGTTCTGGAGCTATTGGCAACGTTGGAGATATTTTATTCTACAGACATGTCGTGGACTTTATTTCTATTGGTTATAAACGTTGGTTTTTCCCAACATTTAATTTTGCCGATATTTTTATCTCTTTAGGAACTTTAATCTTCATATATAAGCTTTATTTTCCTACTAAACAAAAGATAAAATAG
- a CDS encoding TraR/DksA family transcriptional regulator: MPLSEDEIANFKQRLLEMKYKLSHTLEGNAQEVKKPNEATGYSQHQADQGTDTFDRTISLEVTTKEYELLRQINRALEKIEESSYGICDVSGEEIPLARLMAIPYATMTVKAQSQFEKGLLYGN; the protein is encoded by the coding sequence ATGCCGTTGTCTGAGGACGAAATAGCTAACTTTAAACAAAGGCTTCTAGAGATGAAATATAAGCTATCTCACACGTTAGAGGGAAATGCTCAAGAAGTCAAAAAACCTAACGAAGCTACTGGATATTCTCAACACCAAGCTGATCAGGGTACCGATACTTTCGATAGAACAATCAGCTTAGAAGTAACAACTAAAGAGTATGAGTTATTACGACAAATTAATCGAGCTTTAGAAAAAATTGAAGAGTCTTCCTACGGCATTTGTGATGTCAGTGGCGAAGAAATTCCTTTGGCTCGGTTAATGGCAATCCCCTATGCTACAATGACGGTCAAAGCTCAATCACAGTTTGAGAAAGGCCTACTTTATGGAAACTAA
- the nrdR gene encoding transcriptional regulator NrdR: MQCPFCNHGELKVIDSRNAPEANAIKRRRECLNCGQRFTTFETVELTLQVLKRDGRYENFQESKLINGLNAASSHTRIGQDQVHAIASNVKSELLGKQNREISTKEIGELVMKYLKKADMIAYIRFACVYRRFKDVGELMEVLLSATPDMEK, translated from the coding sequence GTGCAGTGTCCTTTTTGCAATCATGGGGAATTAAAAGTTATAGATTCAAGAAATGCACCAGAGGCTAACGCGATTAAACGCCGACGAGAATGCTTAAATTGTGGACAAAGATTTACAACCTTTGAAACCGTTGAGTTAACTTTGCAGGTACTAAAACGCGATGGTCGCTACGAGAATTTCCAAGAATCTAAACTAATTAATGGATTAAATGCCGCCTCTAGTCATACACGTATAGGTCAAGATCAAGTGCACGCAATAGCTTCTAATGTAAAATCTGAGTTATTAGGCAAACAAAATAGGGAAATCTCTACCAAAGAAATTGGCGAACTAGTAATGAAATATCTAAAAAAGGCAGACATGATTGCTTACATTAGATTTGCTTGCGTCTACAGAAGATTTAAAGATGTTGGCGAATTAATGGAAGTTTTGCTATCTGCAACTCCGGATATGGAAAAGTAG
- a CDS encoding riboflavin synthase subunit alpha: MFSGIVQEVGKIFSIEPRGEGLTIGVEASSSCISGLEIGCSVAIDGVCLTVVKLEEGGKMFFDIIPETLACTTIGEKVISDRVNVERSLKGSDEIGGHMVSGHVCGVGEIVLIEKNRYYFRVPSSLSIYLFEKGFISIDGISLTIVTVEEDVCSVGLIPETLSRTTLGYKREGSKVNIEPDMATKTQVDTLRRLYPR; this comes from the coding sequence ATGTTTTCTGGAATAGTGCAAGAAGTCGGTAAAATATTTAGTATAGAGCCGAGAGGTGAAGGTTTAACTATAGGCGTGGAAGCTTCTTCTTCATGTATTTCAGGACTCGAGATTGGCTGTAGTGTTGCCATCGATGGCGTTTGTCTTACTGTAGTTAAACTTGAAGAGGGTGGTAAAATGTTTTTCGACATTATTCCTGAAACTCTTGCCTGCACTACAATAGGTGAGAAGGTAATTAGTGATCGTGTAAATGTCGAACGATCTTTAAAAGGGAGCGATGAAATTGGTGGGCATATGGTCTCTGGTCATGTTTGTGGTGTCGGAGAGATTGTGCTTATAGAGAAAAATCGGTATTATTTTCGTGTGCCAAGTTCCTTATCTATATACCTTTTTGAAAAAGGATTTATTTCTATAGATGGCATTAGTCTGACTATTGTCACTGTAGAAGAGGATGTGTGTTCGGTCGGATTGATCCCCGAAACATTATCTCGAACGACCTTAGGATATAAACGAGAAGGATCCAAAGTAAATATAGAGCCAGATATGGCAACCAAAACACAAGTGGATACGTTAAGGCGTTTATATCCTCGATGA
- a CDS encoding class I SAM-dependent methyltransferase, translating to MTYKLLDSGEGKKLESFGSITLIRPSCTAIWPKTVPSLWKKAHAEYVRSGEEGQWRCAVSIPESWRIDLDIVDCTLKLTSFGHVGIFPEHSGFWPELKLSIERHSICRVLNLFAYTGSTSIFAAKCGAKVCHVDASKPAIKWAQKNVENNALPEKRIFWVVEDVFSFLQKEIRKGKKYDIILLDPPTYGRGPNGEIFKIDKDFFSLLVLCSKLLSDSSSYVLITSHTPGHTPAFLQSLATRAFALDRQFWSSGESFCGLGDQALPSGVFAKWSL from the coding sequence ATGACTTATAAGTTACTAGATAGCGGTGAAGGAAAAAAGTTAGAAAGCTTTGGCTCTATAACTCTTATCCGTCCCTCTTGTACGGCAATTTGGCCGAAGACTGTACCGTCTTTATGGAAAAAGGCCCATGCGGAATATGTAAGATCAGGAGAGGAGGGACAATGGCGTTGTGCAGTCTCTATTCCTGAAAGTTGGCGTATAGATCTTGACATTGTTGATTGCACGCTAAAGCTTACCTCTTTCGGTCATGTAGGGATTTTTCCAGAGCATAGTGGGTTTTGGCCAGAATTGAAATTGAGCATAGAACGGCATTCTATATGCCGGGTGTTAAATTTATTTGCCTATACCGGTTCCACATCTATATTTGCTGCAAAGTGTGGAGCAAAGGTTTGTCACGTAGATGCTTCGAAACCCGCGATAAAGTGGGCTCAAAAGAATGTTGAAAACAATGCATTGCCCGAGAAAAGAATATTTTGGGTTGTCGAAGATGTGTTTTCTTTTTTGCAAAAAGAAATACGTAAAGGGAAAAAGTACGATATCATTCTACTTGATCCCCCAACCTATGGTCGTGGACCTAATGGAGAGATTTTTAAAATAGACAAAGATTTCTTTTCATTATTAGTTTTGTGCTCAAAATTACTTTCAGATTCTTCTTCTTATGTTTTGATCACTTCTCATACTCCTGGTCATACTCCTGCTTTTTTGCAGAGTTTAGCCACACGTGCTTTTGCTTTAGATAGACAGTTTTGGTCCTCAGGAGAAAGTTTTTGCGGCTTAGGAGATCAAGCTTTACCCTCAGGAGTGTTTGCTAAATGGAGTTTATAG
- a CDS encoding RNA methyltransferase yields MEFIGKNNPKVKEAVALKHNRSRKGSFFLLEGFREIQKALASGYECERIFCGTRISEKEQSFLNTIQKLPLEKVYCLEETLSKLSYKEHHDNFIAVMKKRWWSQEEFLAQNRNPLPFYLIIEQVEKPGNVGAILRIADGVGADGVILCDPIVDLYNPNVIRSSLGTVFTLPIWSATLDQVLQVILEEKWHAFVTSPRASTMYFCENYNQPLVLVFGSEKDGLTSSWLGGNFSKISLPMLGQADSLNLSTAVSAVAYEVIRQRWEA; encoded by the coding sequence ATGGAGTTTATAGGAAAAAATAACCCTAAGGTAAAAGAAGCTGTTGCGTTAAAACATAACCGCTCTCGTAAAGGCTCATTCTTTCTTTTAGAGGGTTTTCGAGAGATTCAAAAAGCTCTAGCCTCGGGATATGAGTGTGAACGGATTTTTTGTGGAACCCGCATCTCAGAAAAAGAACAATCTTTTTTAAATACCATCCAAAAACTACCTTTAGAGAAGGTCTACTGTTTAGAAGAAACTCTTTCCAAACTTTCCTATAAAGAACATCACGACAATTTTATTGCTGTAATGAAGAAACGGTGGTGGTCTCAAGAAGAGTTTTTAGCTCAGAACAGAAATCCTCTGCCGTTTTATTTAATTATAGAACAGGTAGAAAAACCTGGAAATGTGGGTGCGATACTTAGAATAGCCGATGGGGTAGGGGCAGATGGAGTGATTTTATGCGATCCTATCGTCGATTTATATAATCCTAATGTTATTCGTTCTTCATTAGGCACCGTATTTACCTTGCCTATTTGGTCTGCCACTTTGGATCAGGTATTGCAAGTCATTCTTGAGGAAAAATGGCACGCCTTTGTCACCTCTCCTAGAGCAAGTACAATGTATTTTTGTGAAAATTACAATCAACCGCTAGTTTTGGTTTTTGGTTCTGAAAAAGACGGACTCACTTCATCTTGGCTCGGGGGAAATTTTTCAAAAATATCATTACCCATGCTAGGTCAAGCCGATTCTTTAAATTTATCTACGGCCGTATCCGCAGTTGCTTACGAAGTTATTCGGCAACGTTGGGAAGCCTAG
- the lpxK gene encoding tetraacyldisaccharide 4'-kinase, producing the protein MKTRFPSPFFIFYRRLTVAISFGKVLGWGCFGKLLSWIFAGTVSFRRKLFSSAPYRVSSTVISVGNIVLGGSGKTPTVLWLAEVLKTRGYSCAILSRGYKGKCSRQRKFTIVDPEIHNAAYVGDEPLLMAGKLSKGAVFVHKDRRLAAKEAAKDFDILILDDGFQNNKLHKDVEIVVVNGQDPLGGGAFFPRGRLRDSPKRLQEADFIIVNGSCCLENQKLLHTWCTSPKIFVEPRISQVLWDSRGEKFPLDSLSGLAAGVFCGLGFPQGFLDMLKRAGVKILGTYLLPDHAGITKKELHYFSSKIAMRQGEGILCTEKDGIKLGNLIHEPGILPIGKVQMEFDFTRQESFTAALLDKIDRIHNRKR; encoded by the coding sequence ATGAAAACGCGCTTTCCTTCGCCCTTTTTTATTTTTTATCGCCGCTTAACCGTAGCTATTAGCTTTGGAAAGGTCCTGGGTTGGGGGTGTTTTGGGAAGCTCCTTTCTTGGATATTCGCCGGCACCGTAAGCTTTCGACGAAAATTATTTTCTTCAGCTCCCTATCGCGTGTCTTCTACCGTAATTAGTGTGGGAAATATTGTTCTCGGTGGTTCGGGTAAGACACCTACAGTATTATGGTTGGCTGAAGTTCTAAAAACGCGAGGATATTCCTGCGCTATCCTTTCTCGCGGATATAAAGGAAAATGTAGTCGTCAGAGAAAGTTCACTATAGTCGATCCTGAGATACATAACGCTGCTTATGTAGGAGACGAACCGTTGCTTATGGCGGGGAAACTCTCCAAGGGTGCTGTTTTTGTGCACAAAGATCGTAGACTTGCGGCTAAGGAAGCCGCTAAGGATTTTGATATTTTGATTTTGGACGATGGTTTCCAAAATAACAAACTACACAAAGACGTGGAAATTGTCGTAGTTAACGGTCAAGACCCTTTAGGAGGAGGAGCCTTTTTCCCTCGAGGGCGACTTCGAGATTCTCCTAAAAGATTGCAGGAGGCCGATTTTATCATAGTTAATGGTTCTTGTTGTTTAGAGAACCAGAAGCTTTTGCATACTTGGTGTACGTCGCCAAAAATTTTTGTTGAACCACGCATTTCTCAAGTACTTTGGGACTCGCGAGGGGAGAAATTTCCTTTGGATAGCCTGTCTGGGCTAGCCGCCGGTGTATTCTGTGGTCTAGGATTCCCGCAGGGCTTTCTTGATATGTTGAAACGTGCCGGAGTGAAAATATTAGGAACGTATTTGTTACCTGACCACGCAGGAATAACGAAAAAAGAATTGCACTACTTCTCTTCAAAGATAGCTATGCGTCAGGGAGAGGGGATATTGTGCACAGAAAAGGATGGCATAAAACTCGGAAATTTGATTCATGAGCCGGGGATTCTTCCGATTGGTAAGGTGCAAATGGAATTTGATTTTACCCGTCAGGAGAGTTTTACAGCCGCCTTACTGGATAAAATAGATCGGATACATAATCGTAAGAGGTAA
- a CDS encoding dicarboxylate/amino acid:cation symporter, giving the protein MKLWMKIFIGLFVGVTLGLILEDKAIFFKPIGDIFLNLLSMVVYPLVFCSMVLGIASISDMKKLGRIGMKSVALYLGTTCLAIIIGLCFAQFFSPGEGCDLSQNVTETHIVAPERSSTYFLSLISQIFPSNPVRSFVEGNILQIIVFAIFLGIAMRLSGEQGRPVAKFIEGFSEIMLRMINMIMTFAPYGVGASMAWISGSHGLVILWQLGKFILAYYLACLFHAVLVFGGIIRMGCKMSFPKFLSAMMDAISCAISTSSSSATLPVTMRCVSKNLGVSSEVSGFVLPLGATVNMNGTAIFQGMAAVFIAQAYNCPLPFSSLLLIVIAATFSAVGSAGVPGGGMITLGSVLASVGLPIQGIAVLAGIDRLRDIIGTPMNILGDAVVAVYVASGEGELCTPLEEKKVSLKDESTETV; this is encoded by the coding sequence ATGAAACTATGGATGAAAATCTTTATAGGATTATTTGTTGGGGTTACCCTAGGTTTAATTTTAGAAGATAAAGCAATCTTTTTTAAACCTATAGGAGATATTTTCTTAAACCTATTGAGCATGGTTGTCTACCCTCTGGTATTTTGTTCCATGGTGTTGGGTATTGCTTCTATTAGTGATATGAAGAAGCTGGGGCGCATAGGAATGAAAAGCGTCGCCCTATATTTAGGGACAACATGTCTAGCTATTATTATAGGCTTATGTTTTGCTCAATTTTTCAGTCCTGGAGAGGGCTGTGACCTGTCGCAGAATGTCACTGAAACGCATATAGTAGCTCCTGAAAGAAGTAGTACGTATTTCTTGTCTTTGATTTCTCAAATTTTTCCTTCAAATCCTGTAAGATCTTTCGTTGAGGGAAATATTTTACAAATCATAGTTTTTGCTATTTTCTTAGGAATAGCTATGCGTCTTTCTGGAGAACAAGGACGTCCAGTAGCTAAATTTATTGAGGGTTTTTCTGAAATTATGTTGCGCATGATCAATATGATCATGACCTTTGCGCCTTACGGTGTCGGGGCAAGTATGGCATGGATTTCTGGAAGTCACGGTTTGGTTATTCTCTGGCAATTAGGGAAATTTATTCTTGCCTACTATCTTGCGTGTCTATTTCATGCTGTGCTTGTTTTTGGTGGTATCATCCGTATGGGCTGTAAGATGTCCTTCCCTAAATTCCTTTCTGCAATGATGGATGCGATATCTTGTGCAATATCAACTTCTAGTAGTTCGGCAACACTGCCTGTGACTATGCGTTGCGTATCTAAAAATCTTGGAGTTTCTTCGGAAGTTTCTGGTTTTGTTTTGCCTTTAGGTGCTACTGTCAATATGAATGGTACCGCGATATTTCAAGGTATGGCTGCAGTATTTATTGCTCAGGCCTATAACTGTCCACTACCTTTCAGTAGTTTGTTGTTAATCGTTATCGCAGCGACTTTCTCTGCGGTGGGTAGTGCAGGAGTGCCTGGGGGAGGAATGATTACTCTGGGGTCTGTATTAGCCTCTGTAGGGCTGCCCATTCAAGGCATTGCTGTTTTAGCAGGTATTGATAGGTTGCGAGACATCATAGGAACTCCTATGAATATCCTCGGAGATGCTGTAGTAGCTGTTTATGTGGCTTCCGGAGAAGGTGAGTTGTGCACACCTTTGGAGGAGAAAAAGGTATCTTTAAAAGATGAGAGTACAGAGACAGTGTAG